The Sporosarcina ureae genome includes a region encoding these proteins:
- the cbpB gene encoding cyclic-di-AMP-binding protein CbpB, with protein sequence MVSINNKDFLTAPIVDQIISSEKVAHVQIGNNAEHALLVLTKTGYSAIPVLDNQYHLKGLLGIGMITDSILGMERIEYERLEDIKVDEIMDTNLPTIRVNDRFQRAVDLLINHPFLCVTEEDGTFAGIITRRVVMKEFKKYIYNV encoded by the coding sequence ATGGTTTCTATAAACAATAAAGATTTTCTTACCGCGCCCATCGTAGATCAAATTATTTCTTCGGAAAAAGTTGCTCACGTGCAAATTGGCAATAATGCAGAGCATGCATTACTAGTTTTGACCAAGACAGGCTATTCTGCCATCCCTGTACTGGATAATCAGTATCATTTGAAAGGGCTCCTCGGGATCGGAATGATTACAGATTCTATTTTAGGTATGGAACGCATTGAATATGAAAGATTAGAAGATATAAAAGTAGATGAAATTATGGATACGAATCTACCAACGATTCGTGTGAATGACCGTTTTCAACGTGCAGTAGATTTATTGATTAATCATCCGTTTTTATGCGTCACTGAAGAAGATGGAACATTTGCCGGCATTATTACGAGACGTGTGGTTATGAAAGAATTTAAAAAGTACATTTACAACGTGTAA